Genomic window (Marinilabiliales bacterium):
CTGGTGAGATCACTGCTCACCATTTTCAAGAAAGTTTTTCTTTTCAATTCGTACAGGAATTTCTGCATCAACTACTTTGTAGACAGCAACCATCTGTTTATCAAAGAGCACAACAGGTACACTGCAACCGAGATCGCATTCCTGGTACCGCTTTTCAACAGTTCCATGCACCAGAGGTTGCTGGATCAGAACAGCTGGGTAAAAGAATACTATCCGAATTTAATGGAAAATAATAATTACGATTGCCATAATAATGAGCCTGCTCTGAAAAGACTGGTCGAGAAACTGCTCTCCGGACCGCTCACCGGCAGACTGGATAATTACCTTCACAGGAGATCCAGATCATGGATAAGAAGGCAGTTTTCTCATATGAATGATGATACTTTTGCCCGCAACTTCAGGGTTCTCCGGCATGAGCTGAAGTATTTACCAAACAGTCAGCAGTTAAGTATAATGGATAAATATAATGAGCGGGTTAACCGGTATTTAAAGGTAGCGGAAGGCCCGCAGATAGGGGAAGGCCCGCAGGTAACAGAACGCCAGCAGGTAGCAGAACACCAGCGGGTAGCGGACCCGCAGCGGGCAGAAGAACGCCATCGGGCAACGGACCCACAGCGGGCAACGGACCCACAGCGGGCAACGGACCCACAGCGGACAACAGAATAAATTCTTTATGATAAAACCGTCCCGAAACATATGGATCCTGGGAGGTACCGGATTTATCGGGTCGGCTCTTGTAAGGCTGTTGTCGCACGACAAGGCAAACAGGCTCCACCTTCTGGTTCATAAAAGAGCTCACTGGCGGTTACTGGAGGGTTTCAGCACTTTTACCGGCACTCTTTCGGGCATTGAGCCTGGCTGGTTTGAACGGTACCCGCCCGATATAGTTTATCACCTGGCGAGACCGGCGGGTAGTAATGCGTTAACCCGAAAACTGAGATCAGCCACAGGTGAAAGAGCCAACAGGCGACTGGTAAAGATTTTACGGTCTCTGCCGGCGACGCCCGTGGTAGTGTATGTGAGCGGATCGTTGATGTACGGCGACCGGCCGGACAACGATCCGGCATTTGAAAACTCACCGCTGAGCCCTGAATCTTTTGCGCGCTATTATTACCGCAACGAGCTGCCCTGGATAGAGGCGCAGGGTGAAGGGTCCCTTGATGTCCGCTTTGCACGTCCTGGCTGGATCGCCGGACCGGGTTCATGGTTCATGGAGTTCTTCTATAAACCCTGGCGGCACACCGGCAGGGTGCCTTGCTACGGGGAGGGTACACAGCGTATGTCCCTGACCGATCTTGACGACTGCGCTGCAATGATACATGCCCTGGGGCAGTACGGCTCAAAAGGCAGCAACCTGAATATCTTCTCGGGAGATATTATCACGCAGCTTGACTTCTCAAATACCCTTGCCCGGATGCTGAACGCAGAAACTGAAATGATACCTGAGAACCGTTTAAGACAAAAATACGGCAAGGTTACCGCAGCAGCGCTGCTCTCCTCCTCTCCCATGGGCACTCTGTACCCTGAACTTCACCACAGGGCAGGGATTACTATCCGGGACCCGGAACAGTTACTTGCTTCCGTTGTCGGGCTTTCTGAAAACAAACAGGGTGTATTCGCCGAACTTCCATAGCGGCGTTTTCTGCAATGCCATATCGGTCTTCCATAAAATCCTGCCAAATCTCCTTAACAGCCGGTTAAGCCGGTGATAATACCAGGCCGGACTGACAATGCTGTAGCCTTTCCTTCTGACCGGGATGAAATTGCTGAAGGCTTTTCTTATCTGACCGGTACTGTAACACCGGCTTGGCAGGCTTCGTGAAGGCGAATACCCTCCCCAGCTGGTCCTGAGCCTTGAAAATGCTGCCCTGAAACGAAGCTTGAGCAGCTCTATGAGCATACCCGCCAGGTAATGCCTGTTCACAAACGAGAGGACAAGCACGCCTCCGGGTGTTGCTGCGCGGTGGAGTATCCTGGCGGCTCCCTCCAGGTCTTCCACGGTATTCAAGGCGCCGAAAAACACGTAGATCATATCAAACTGCCTGCCGGGGAAAATATCTTCCAGTTCCTCAATTTTACCCTTTGCAGCAACGGCATTTTCAAGCTGCATGTTCTCTATCCTGGCGGATGCGAGCCGGTGCATCTCGCCCGAAATATCGATTCCGGCTACCTGAACGGAAGGATGGGTCGCGGCAAAATGAACCATGTCAAGTCCGGTCCCATACCCTATCTCAAGCATGCTGCTGAAGCTGAACCGTTTCACCTCTTCCCTGAAATCCTGCCTCATGCGCTGCAGAACTGGGTTCTGCCAGTACCGCTCCTCAAAGCCGGCAGCATCGCCGTCATAATACTCCTCAATTTTGCCGTAATAGGTGCTCTTCATCTTTCGTATGATAGTTTGTAACAAGCCATGCCGCAGTTCCCCAGAACAGAAAAGCAAATTTATCGGTATTCAGGAAATTGTTGAAAAATGCATGAAAAAACCAGGTAGCCAAAGCGGCAAATGCTGCAATTATTATAACGCGCGAACGATGGCCGGTACTCCGGTCGAAAGCCAGAAACATAAGCCGCCCGATAAAAAGCAGCCAGCCAGCAAGTCCCATAATCCCCATCTCACTGAGCGCAAGCAGGTACTCTGAATGAGCAGTGCCTCCTGATCCTTCAGGCACATTCCAGGGGTCCGTAACAGTGAGCCTGTTCATCAGTGAAGGCTCCTGGTAGGGAATATAGGTAAACTGGTAGGTTCCGGGACCAAAACCCGTCAACGGCCTCTCTTTGAACATTCTCCATGCCGACACCCACCTGTTGAGCCTTTCAATATTTGATACATCGGTGCTGATGTTAGCAGATGAAACAGTCCGCTCGCCAATTCCTGCATTGACATCGTACGAAAGGGCCTCAACCTGCTGCATCCGGTTGACCAGCGGCTGGCGGAACACCACGACCCCCAAAAGGAATACACCGCCAATGATCAGCAGGTGCCTTACCTTCAGCTTTAAATAGAGAAGCGTCAAAACCAGTAGGAAAAGCGGCAGACTGAGCAGGGCGGCCCGGCTGGTAGTAAAGATCACTGTCATAATGAAGAACAATCCTGTTACCAGCCAGAATATGCGTGTTTTGTTGTTGCGGCACAAAGTGACTGTCGAAAGCCACAGGGCAGCAAGGATGGCTGCTGAAGCTCCAAAGATGGTATGATCATTGTAAAACGGCAGAAAGATACCCCGCATGACTACGGGGTTCCATTCCCATTGCCAGAACCTGAACAGGCTCCACAACAGCACAACCAGCATCCCCATGCTGTAGAGAAGAATCATCTGGAAAAACAGGTTGCTGTCATACCTCAGTTGCCTTGCAACGAAGATGTAAAACACCAGCATGTAGAGCAGGTTGATGAATGAGAATTTTACCGAAACAACCAGGATCTGCGAAAAGGGTATTGTAACAAGAAATGCAGCGGCAAACGGCAACAACCACAGGAACTCCCTGTGAAGGACGTCATTCATTCTTTTAAAGGATCCGCCTGCAATTTCCATGAACAGCACCGCCGCGGCAACAAGGACAAGCGGTTCTCCCGGCACCCTGATCATTGAACCTTCAGTCAGTGGAACCGTTACTGAAAAGGGAAGCACAAAAGCCATCAACTTAAGCAGGACAGCCTGCAGATTAAAGCGCACAACAAGATGGGCAAGGACAAAAATAAGGATGGCGCCAGTCATGATCGCAAGCACGGGATAGAGCAATGATCCTGCAATAATAATGGCTATAACCAATGCAACAATAGATGTCACTGAAAGTATACCGTATCTGTTTATCGCGTTCCCTGGCATCTGCACCCGGTTAATTAATCCATTCTGACTATCCTGACAAAGACCATTATGATCACAAATGCAATTACAGCAGCAACAGCCAGGAGCAGCCGGGGAGGCCATGCCGGGTTTTCGGCAACAACCGCGGGCGAAACCACATAACTGCGGGGGATGGGTGTTTCAAGGCTTTTTCTTACCCTTTCATAGTCATTCTTTAAAGAGGTCAGGTTCCATAGCTCGGACTCATAGGTGGTTAGCTGTCTCAATGCACCGGGAGTAACGTCATCAGCTTCTTCAGCTTCAGCGTGGCCAAATATTTCAGCGGGACTGATATCTGCTGTTCCGGTCTTCAAACGCTGCAATGGCAATATTGCTCCCTGTCCCATGATCTGCCTCTCCATCTCCAGCGTTTCCTCCAGTTTCTCCATGTAAAGCTCCCTGGCAAAGTTATAGGCTGCAAGCCTGTTCTCGAGCAAAATGTCTTCCTTTATCAGATCACCCAGCGCCACTATCCGGTTGGCCATCTCAGCTGCATATATCCTGTCTTTATCCCTTACCCTGACCGAGACTGAGCCGTAACGGGTCTTCTCTGTTGTTATCCGGTTTCCGGCAACACGGTAATACCTGCTGCGCCCTCCGGGATCGTCCATGTCAACACCCAGTCTTTCCGAAAGGCTGAAAACAGCATCCAGGCTGTCGAGTATGCGGGTTGAACTGAGTATCTGAATATGTGCGTCTATCTCTTCATTATTCCCGAAGCCGACTCCCAGCTGCTCATATTGCCGGCTAAAAAGGGTCAGGGGGACATAGATGGTGGTCGCGGACTCGTACAAAGGCTTTATTATAAGCGGTGAGGTCAGCAGCAGCACAAGCAGGAAAATGGCTGCCGAACCCCCTGCGACCCACTTGATAAAATTTAGCCTGAACATCCATGAGACATCAAATCCTGATCTATCCATATAAAAATCATTGATATAACAAAGTAAA
Coding sequences:
- a CDS encoding NAD(P)-dependent oxidoreductase, translating into MIKPSRNIWILGGTGFIGSALVRLLSHDKANRLHLLVHKRAHWRLLEGFSTFTGTLSGIEPGWFERYPPDIVYHLARPAGSNALTRKLRSATGERANRRLVKILRSLPATPVVVYVSGSLMYGDRPDNDPAFENSPLSPESFARYYYRNELPWIEAQGEGSLDVRFARPGWIAGPGSWFMEFFYKPWRHTGRVPCYGEGTQRMSLTDLDDCAAMIHALGQYGSKGSNLNIFSGDIITQLDFSNTLARMLNAETEMIPENRLRQKYGKVTAAALLSSSPMGTLYPELHHRAGITIRDPEQLLASVVGLSENKQGVFAELP
- a CDS encoding class I SAM-dependent methyltransferase; this translates as MKSTYYGKIEEYYDGDAAGFEERYWQNPVLQRMRQDFREEVKRFSFSSMLEIGYGTGLDMVHFAATHPSVQVAGIDISGEMHRLASARIENMQLENAVAAKGKIEELEDIFPGRQFDMIYVFFGALNTVEDLEGAARILHRAATPGGVLVLSFVNRHYLAGMLIELLKLRFRAAFSRLRTSWGGYSPSRSLPSRCYSTGQIRKAFSNFIPVRRKGYSIVSPAWYYHRLNRLLRRFGRILWKTDMALQKTPLWKFGEYTLFVFRKPDNGSK
- a CDS encoding O-antigen ligase family protein; amino-acid sequence: MASPAAPGCCCCNCICDHNGLCQDSQNGLINRVQMPGNAINRYGILSVTSIVALVIAIIIAGSLLYPVLAIMTGAILIFVLAHLVVRFNLQAVLLKLMAFVLPFSVTVPLTEGSMIRVPGEPLVLVAAAVLFMEIAGGSFKRMNDVLHREFLWLLPFAAAFLVTIPFSQILVVSVKFSFINLLYMLVFYIFVARQLRYDSNLFFQMILLYSMGMLVVLLWSLFRFWQWEWNPVVMRGIFLPFYNDHTIFGASAAILAALWLSTVTLCRNNKTRIFWLVTGLFFIMTVIFTTSRAALLSLPLFLLVLTLLYLKLKVRHLLIIGGVFLLGVVVFRQPLVNRMQQVEALSYDVNAGIGERTVSSANISTDVSNIERLNRWVSAWRMFKERPLTGFGPGTYQFTYIPYQEPSLMNRLTVTDPWNVPEGSGGTAHSEYLLALSEMGIMGLAGWLLFIGRLMFLAFDRSTGHRSRVIIIAAFAALATWFFHAFFNNFLNTDKFAFLFWGTAAWLVTNYHTKDEEHLLRQN